A window of the Nitrospiraceae bacterium genome harbors these coding sequences:
- a CDS encoding RusA family crossover junction endodeoxyribonuclease gives MELPVDLQASAGQDYVRLTLPVPPSVNHQYATVNGRRLLSARGRTFKDLVGQQILLALAQSGHRDTLRQRLQGSRLALSVRFFFASALRRDVDGGLKITQDAICEHLGVNDNRVVELHVYKHQDRDHPRMELQLSVLSADTPNDPGPDQPKSPPARCR, from the coding sequence ATGGAACTTCCGGTCGATCTCCAAGCCAGCGCGGGGCAAGACTACGTACGCCTGACCCTGCCGGTCCCCCCGAGCGTGAATCACCAATATGCGACCGTGAACGGCCGCCGGCTCCTGTCCGCCCGCGGCCGGACATTCAAAGATCTGGTTGGGCAACAAATTCTACTTGCGCTTGCCCAATCGGGCCATCGTGATACCCTGAGGCAAAGGCTGCAGGGGAGCCGTCTGGCCCTATCCGTTCGCTTCTTCTTCGCGTCGGCGTTGCGACGGGACGTGGACGGAGGGCTCAAGATCACCCAGGATGCGATCTGTGAACATCTGGGCGTCAACGACAACCGAGTGGTGGAATTGCACGTGTATAAGCACCAAGACCGAGACCACCCCCGTATGGAATTGCAGTTGTCCGTTCTATCGGCCGATACACCCAATGACCCTGGTCCAGATCAGCCGAAGTCACCCCCTGCCCGCTGCCGTTGA
- a CDS encoding helix-turn-helix domain-containing protein: MVTEPKNELLTVAETCRYLKITPRTLYRYIQDRRLPGFKLGKEWRFVRSDLERWLQERTSVQPRS; the protein is encoded by the coding sequence ATGGTCACCGAACCCAAGAACGAGTTGCTGACGGTCGCGGAAACATGCCGCTACCTCAAGATTACGCCTCGGACCCTGTATCGCTACATTCAGGATCGTCGGTTACCTGGGTTCAAGCTCGGCAAGGAATGGCGGTTCGTCCGCTCGGATCTGGAACGATGGCTGCAGGAGCGCACCAGCGTGCAGCCACGGTCCTGA
- a CDS encoding zinc ribbon domain-containing protein — MPIYEYRCRQCKKKMSRLVLNPRSTDSITCCHCGSPELDRLFSRFASPKSEESRLEALADPGNLSGVDENDPRSMAKFMKKMGQELGEDLGDDLDAAMEGEASGASDLDGIDAD, encoded by the coding sequence ATGCCTATTTATGAATACCGTTGCCGGCAATGCAAAAAGAAGATGAGCCGTCTGGTACTCAACCCCCGCTCGACCGATTCCATCACCTGCTGCCACTGCGGCAGCCCTGAGCTGGACCGCCTGTTCTCACGATTTGCCTCTCCAAAATCAGAGGAATCCAGGCTGGAAGCTCTCGCCGACCCGGGAAATCTGAGCGGCGTGGACGAGAACGATCCCCGGAGCATGGCGAAATTCATGAAGAAAATGGGCCAGGAGCTTGGGGAAGACCTTGGTGATGATTTGGACGCGGCGATGGAAGGCGAGGCATCCGGAGCATCCGATCTGGACGGCATTGACGCAGACTGA
- a CDS encoding ComF family protein, which produces MFLKNFAMLQQLVRQTMRLLFPVTCDACGEPLGGDPVPFFCHDCWSLIRPFEGPSCPRCHKPFASASSLVMSPTHECRQCRTSPPAYSQAWAPYPYCPPLQEAIALFKFRGKVGLAGALGRLLIEALPPTLVGDLVIPVPLHPDRLRNREFNQSLLLADRIATHLALPLDYRSLVRIRDTAPQTTLTRTARLQNMRSAFAVPKPSRISGKRILLVDDVLTTGTTANACAKVLLKAGAADVTLLALARSVDQGMIPDIRLPPSAFNQRSLGDN; this is translated from the coding sequence ATGTTTCTTAAGAATTTTGCGATGCTGCAGCAATTGGTTCGACAAACTATGCGGCTGCTCTTTCCCGTGACCTGTGATGCTTGCGGGGAGCCGTTGGGCGGGGATCCCGTCCCGTTTTTCTGCCACGACTGCTGGAGCCTGATCCGCCCCTTCGAGGGGCCTTCCTGCCCCAGATGCCATAAGCCCTTTGCCTCGGCCTCGTCATTGGTCATGAGTCCGACCCACGAATGCCGGCAGTGCCGGACGAGCCCGCCCGCCTATAGTCAGGCCTGGGCGCCCTACCCTTACTGCCCCCCCTTGCAGGAGGCGATCGCCCTTTTCAAATTTCGAGGAAAAGTGGGGCTGGCCGGCGCTCTGGGACGGCTCCTGATCGAGGCGCTGCCTCCCACCCTCGTCGGTGATCTGGTGATTCCCGTCCCGCTCCACCCCGACCGGCTGCGGAACAGGGAGTTCAATCAGTCACTGTTGTTGGCCGATCGCATCGCAACCCACCTGGCACTCCCACTCGACTATCGGAGCCTCGTGCGTATCAGGGACACGGCCCCGCAGACAACCCTGACTCGTACGGCCCGACTGCAGAATATGCGGAGCGCCTTTGCCGTCCCCAAACCTAGCCGGATTTCCGGTAAGCGCATCCTGCTCGTGGACGACGTATTGACGACCGGCACCACCGCAAACGCCTGCGCCAAAGTCCTGCTCAAGGCCGGAGCAGCCGATGTCACCCTGCTCGCTCTAGCGCGATCGGTGGACCAGGGGATGATCCCCGACATAAGACTTCCCCCCTCCGCTTTCAACCAACGATCTCTTGGAGACAACTAG
- a CDS encoding ABC transporter ATP-binding protein, with product MQQATTSLVRLDRISKDYRLGRTTVHALQDITLEIQAGDFCAFVGPSGCGKSTLLNLIGGLDHPTSGEMMIEERAVTRESAAEWTRLRREVIGIVFQSFHLIPGLTVVENVALPLLLKGERGAAVHNRVTEVLAAVDMAARSTHRPGELSGGEQQRVAIARAIVHRPRLILADEPTGNLDSRQGAEIVDLFRSLPRRFGHTVVLVTHSEPAAQAADYLWEMRDGRLVGRTAGMGAKGSANESLHNDCGR from the coding sequence ATGCAACAGGCAACGACCAGTCTGGTGCGGTTGGACCGGATCTCAAAGGACTACCGGCTCGGCCGTACCACCGTTCACGCGCTTCAGGATATAACGCTCGAGATCCAAGCCGGTGACTTTTGCGCGTTTGTCGGCCCGAGCGGGTGCGGGAAAAGCACGTTGCTGAACCTGATCGGGGGATTGGACCACCCCACGTCGGGCGAGATGATGATCGAGGAGCGGGCGGTCACGCGTGAAAGCGCGGCGGAATGGACGAGGCTCCGGCGGGAAGTCATCGGAATCGTCTTTCAGTCGTTCCATCTGATTCCAGGTCTGACCGTCGTGGAGAATGTCGCGCTTCCCCTCCTGCTGAAAGGGGAACGGGGCGCTGCCGTACACAATCGCGTCACGGAGGTGCTGGCGGCCGTCGACATGGCTGCTCGCAGCACGCATCGTCCCGGGGAACTGTCCGGCGGCGAACAGCAACGGGTGGCGATCGCGCGCGCCATCGTCCATCGGCCTCGGCTCATCCTGGCCGATGAACCGACGGGAAATCTCGATTCGCGTCAGGGCGCGGAGATCGTGGACCTCTTCCGGAGTCTCCCCAGGCGATTTGGACACACGGTCGTCCTCGTCACACACAGCGAACCGGCCGCACAGGCCGCCGATTATCTTTGGGAAATGCGGGACGGTCGCCTCGTGGGACGGACCGCTGGAATGGGAGCGAAAGGATCAGCGAATGAATCTCTCCACAACGATTGCGGGCGTTAA
- a CDS encoding dihydroorotate oxidase — MNLSTTIAGVKFPSCLMNASGALCVTKDELVALGKSHAGAIVTKSMTVEARAGNPEPRYYGFPGGSINSMGLPNLGYRAYAEMIPDLKRLGKPVIASVAGLCEDDFLTIAREINRAQPDLIEVNLSCPNIPGKPQIGYDAADSERLLKRVRPLITVPMGVKLPPYFDPAHHAVMAEVIRRSNVDYLNLINSVGNGLVVDRQRETAVIKPKGGFGGLGGTLIKPVALANVRAFWKLLGGSIPIIGTGGVVEGGDVFEHLLCGASAVQIGTVLVEESLSVFERLERELAATLEAKGYKSVADCRGKLKEL; from the coding sequence ATGAATCTCTCCACAACGATTGCGGGCGTTAAGTTTCCCAGCTGTCTGATGAATGCCTCGGGCGCCTTGTGCGTCACGAAGGACGAACTGGTCGCCCTCGGGAAGTCGCACGCGGGTGCGATCGTGACGAAGTCCATGACGGTCGAGGCGCGGGCCGGCAATCCGGAGCCACGGTACTACGGTTTCCCCGGTGGCTCGATCAACTCCATGGGATTGCCCAACCTCGGCTATCGGGCCTACGCCGAGATGATCCCCGATCTCAAGCGGTTGGGTAAACCGGTTATCGCCAGCGTCGCCGGACTGTGCGAAGACGATTTTCTGACCATTGCGCGTGAAATCAATCGGGCGCAGCCGGATTTGATCGAAGTCAACCTCTCCTGTCCCAACATCCCGGGCAAGCCCCAGATCGGCTATGACGCCGCCGATTCCGAGCGGTTGCTCAAGCGGGTGCGTCCGCTCATCACGGTTCCAATGGGGGTGAAGCTGCCTCCGTACTTTGATCCGGCGCACCATGCCGTCATGGCGGAGGTTATTCGGCGCTCCAATGTGGACTATCTCAACCTGATCAATTCGGTGGGCAACGGTCTCGTCGTCGACCGCCAACGTGAGACCGCCGTCATCAAGCCCAAAGGCGGATTCGGGGGATTGGGCGGCACGCTGATCAAACCGGTAGCTCTCGCCAATGTGCGGGCATTCTGGAAGCTGCTGGGTGGCTCGATCCCGATCATCGGCACCGGGGGAGTCGTTGAAGGGGGCGATGTGTTCGAGCACCTGTTGTGCGGCGCCTCGGCGGTGCAGATCGGTACCGTGTTGGTGGAGGAGAGTCTGTCGGTATTCGAGCGGCTGGAGCGTGAGTTGGCCGCAACGCTCGAGGCCAAGGGCTACAAGTCTGTTGCGGATTGCCGAGGGAAACTTAAAGAACTGTAG
- a CDS encoding response regulator transcription factor: MAPRKRPRVIKPSRPSSTRTGGLTPRQKEILRLVSQGNTNRDIAKRLAISVRTVEVHRFNLMRRLKVRNVAQLLRQALQLGFLPKNFAFK; encoded by the coding sequence GTGGCTCCACGTAAACGCCCCAGAGTCATCAAGCCCTCAAGACCCTCAAGTACCAGAACGGGAGGGCTCACACCCCGGCAGAAGGAAATTCTTCGCCTGGTTTCCCAAGGGAACACCAACCGCGACATTGCGAAGCGGCTGGCGATCAGCGTCCGTACGGTTGAAGTACATCGCTTCAACCTGATGCGCCGGCTCAAGGTCCGCAATGTCGCCCAGCTCCTTCGGCAAGCGCTTCAACTGGGGTTCCTCCCCAAGAACTTCGCATTCAAGTAA
- a CDS encoding ABC transporter permease, with product MSGFITSLSFALLRLGWAHLSTRPGRTLLTILGVGLGVAAAVAVQRANLDVLASFEQTVLTVAGPTTIEIHGNETGIDERLIAAVRPLPGIQSASPVISQTVVRLEGELQRQAIQVLGLDLLAETESRGFRLHRAEGEAQFDALLAPDSVYIGRRAAAEWKVSVGSTVDVMAGLRPVALRIAGIIDDAGGGESGWDHLAIMDIAAAQVQFGLIGRLDRIDVVTGPGVSIDAAVHAIRVALPPHVTVDRPARRTQKVEDMVRAFRLNLMVLSWVGLLVGVFLIYNTMSFAIAQRRREIGIYRAIGMTQGRVTGLFLAEGALLGTVGGLIGSLAGLFLAQVLVILLSRTISDLYVAVGMGAGSFVGSKGLLRSIAEGVAVGAGVSVLGALGPSLDAGRTIAVRALAPGDYESSQTAASKGVALTGCGLLLLAGGLSMAGPVNGLPLPGYAAAFALLAGLSCLAPFCVTGGGRFTSSTGTDGASEVQRALRSIAIDHASRNPGRNGVTVSALMVGLAIMIGVIIMVRSFRHTVELWINETVMADVVVAPPTWLRGTVQGGSGRSLPPDWEARLAQVPGVSAVDSYRDVRGEMQGHRVSIVSRNLRLHAERSRYQVRQGDSSTVLRQAAERGGILVSEVLAHQFGVKEGQELAIPTPEGVRSFPILAVFYDYGTHGGKVVMDRTLYRSLWHDDLVTVFAVYLAPGADAGSIRREISEALASGGQRKPPPLLISNGELRREVLEIFDRTFVMTYVLEAIAVVIAMLGIVNTLITSILERRREFATLLAIGGSAGQIKQLVLWESAYLGVLGTGLGLVGGGALSVLLVTVINKQSFGWTIQMIVPVGALLQVVGLAGAATLLAGYLPARWAAKQPIGDVLRGE from the coding sequence ATGTCAGGTTTCATCACCAGCCTATCCTTTGCGCTACTACGGTTGGGCTGGGCCCATCTCTCCACCAGACCGGGGCGTACCCTGTTGACCATCCTGGGAGTCGGGTTGGGGGTTGCGGCTGCGGTTGCCGTCCAGCGCGCCAATCTCGATGTGTTGGCTTCATTCGAACAGACCGTTCTGACGGTGGCTGGTCCCACGACGATTGAAATCCACGGCAACGAAACAGGCATAGATGAACGGTTGATCGCCGCCGTCAGGCCGCTCCCCGGTATTCAATCTGCCTCGCCGGTCATCTCCCAAACCGTGGTTCGTCTCGAGGGGGAACTTCAGCGGCAGGCCATCCAAGTCCTCGGATTGGATTTGCTCGCCGAGACTGAGTCTCGAGGCTTTCGTCTGCACCGTGCGGAAGGCGAGGCCCAGTTCGATGCCCTACTTGCACCGGACAGTGTGTATATCGGACGTCGCGCCGCGGCGGAGTGGAAGGTCAGCGTCGGCAGTACAGTGGACGTGATGGCTGGCTTGAGGCCGGTGGCGCTTCGCATCGCCGGCATCATCGACGACGCCGGCGGGGGGGAATCCGGCTGGGATCATCTCGCCATCATGGACATTGCCGCCGCGCAGGTACAATTCGGACTGATCGGCCGTCTGGATCGGATCGACGTTGTGACTGGGCCCGGCGTTTCGATCGACGCCGCCGTCCACGCGATCCGCGTAGCACTGCCTCCCCATGTCACCGTCGATCGCCCCGCCCGCCGGACTCAGAAAGTCGAGGATATGGTGCGGGCGTTTCGTCTCAACTTGATGGTATTGAGTTGGGTGGGACTGCTGGTCGGGGTATTTCTGATTTACAACACCATGTCGTTTGCGATTGCGCAGCGGCGGCGGGAGATCGGTATCTATCGCGCCATCGGGATGACTCAGGGACGCGTCACCGGCTTGTTTCTTGCGGAAGGTGCGCTGCTGGGGACGGTGGGTGGCCTGATCGGCAGCCTCGCCGGTCTGTTTCTCGCGCAGGTGCTGGTCATTCTTCTGAGCCGGACGATTTCAGATTTGTATGTGGCGGTGGGAATGGGAGCCGGCTCCTTCGTTGGTTCCAAAGGTCTGTTGCGCAGTATTGCAGAGGGGGTTGCTGTTGGGGCCGGGGTGTCCGTTCTGGGCGCGCTGGGGCCGAGTCTCGATGCCGGGCGAACCATCGCGGTGCGGGCGTTGGCGCCGGGGGATTACGAGAGCAGTCAAACAGCTGCGAGCAAGGGTGTGGCCTTGACAGGGTGCGGGCTGCTGCTATTGGCGGGTGGCTTGAGTATGGCCGGCCCTGTCAACGGCCTGCCGTTGCCGGGCTATGCTGCCGCCTTCGCGTTGTTGGCCGGGCTTTCCTGCCTCGCGCCCTTTTGTGTCACAGGCGGAGGAAGGTTCACATCCTCGACGGGCACGGATGGAGCGTCCGAGGTGCAGCGCGCGCTGCGTTCGATTGCCATCGACCATGCCAGCCGCAATCCCGGTCGCAACGGTGTGACGGTCTCCGCCTTGATGGTCGGATTGGCGATCATGATCGGCGTGATCATTATGGTACGGAGCTTTCGGCATACGGTTGAACTCTGGATCAATGAGACGGTGATGGCGGATGTGGTCGTGGCGCCTCCGACCTGGCTACGCGGCACCGTCCAGGGCGGCTCGGGGCGCAGCTTGCCGCCTGATTGGGAAGCCAGGCTGGCACAGGTTCCGGGGGTGTCCGCGGTCGATTCCTATCGTGATGTACGGGGCGAGATGCAGGGGCATCGGGTCTCGATTGTGTCACGAAACCTCCGGCTCCATGCCGAGCGTAGCCGGTATCAGGTTCGACAGGGTGATTCTTCGACGGTCCTGAGGCAAGCTGCGGAACGGGGAGGCATTTTAGTGTCGGAGGTGTTGGCGCATCAGTTTGGCGTCAAGGAGGGCCAAGAGCTGGCGATCCCCACACCTGAAGGTGTCCGCTCGTTTCCGATCCTGGCGGTGTTCTACGACTATGGCACCCACGGGGGAAAGGTCGTGATGGATCGGACCCTCTACCGGTCCCTATGGCATGACGATCTGGTGACAGTATTCGCGGTCTATCTGGCGCCAGGCGCTGATGCCGGCTCGATCCGCCGCGAGATCTCCGAGGCATTGGCCTCAGGGGGCCAGCGCAAGCCGCCGCCGCTTCTCATCAGCAATGGGGAGTTGCGCCGGGAAGTTCTGGAGATCTTCGACCGGACCTTTGTGATGACCTATGTGCTGGAAGCGATCGCCGTCGTGATTGCCATGCTGGGCATCGTCAATACGCTGATCACCTCGATTCTGGAACGTCGGCGGGAGTTTGCGACCCTGCTTGCCATCGGTGGCAGCGCGGGGCAAATCAAGCAATTGGTTTTGTGGGAAAGCGCCTATCTTGGAGTGCTGGGGACCGGGCTCGGGCTCGTCGGCGGAGGTGCGCTGTCGGTCCTGCTGGTGACAGTCATCAACAAACAATCGTTCGGCTGGACGATCCAGATGATTGTCCCGGTCGGCGCCCTTCTTCAGGTCGTAGGTTTAGCGGGAGCAGCGACCCTGTTGGCCGGGTATCTTCCGGCCCGCTGGGCGGCGAAGCAGCCGATCGGCGACGTACTTCGCGGGGAATAG
- the bioB gene encoding biotin synthase BioB translates to MTDFVALSEKALRDEPLTREECLNVLQTPDSQLLELLQAAFRVRERYFGTTVRLQMLLNAKSGACQEDCHYCSQSSISTAPIERYGLLPIEQMINGARRAAAAKAQRYCIVISGRSPLDRDIDEIAGAVRAIKAENPIQVCCSLGLMNEEQAKRLKAAGVDRVNHNLNTSEAYHSSICSTHTFKDRLNTINNARTAGLEICSGGIVGMGERDEDIVDLAMALREVKPHSIPLNTLHPAQGTPLENCHQLTPQRCLKALCLFRFLNPKTEIRIAGGREHNLRSLQPLALYPADSVFVNGYLTTPGQPAPEVWGMIEDLGFTIEVDYQPAEHKFHHTAESSCEPLNTRH, encoded by the coding sequence ATGACTGATTTTGTCGCGCTATCCGAGAAGGCCCTGCGGGACGAACCGCTTACCCGTGAAGAATGTCTGAACGTCCTGCAGACCCCCGATTCCCAACTCCTGGAACTGCTCCAAGCCGCCTTTCGGGTGCGTGAACGCTATTTCGGCACGACGGTCCGGCTCCAAATGCTGTTGAACGCCAAAAGCGGCGCTTGCCAAGAAGATTGCCACTATTGCTCCCAATCCTCGATCTCAACGGCTCCAATCGAGCGGTATGGCCTGTTGCCCATCGAGCAGATGATCAACGGTGCCCGACGCGCCGCCGCCGCGAAGGCCCAGCGCTATTGCATCGTCATCAGCGGGCGCAGCCCCCTCGACCGGGACATCGACGAGATTGCGGGCGCGGTCCGGGCGATCAAGGCGGAAAACCCGATCCAAGTCTGTTGCTCACTCGGCCTGATGAACGAGGAGCAGGCCAAACGCCTGAAGGCGGCCGGTGTGGATCGCGTGAACCACAATCTGAACACCAGCGAGGCCTATCACTCGTCGATCTGTAGCACGCATACGTTCAAGGACCGGCTCAACACCATCAACAACGCCAGAACGGCGGGCCTGGAAATTTGTTCCGGCGGCATCGTCGGGATGGGAGAGCGGGATGAGGATATCGTCGATCTGGCAATGGCACTCCGCGAGGTCAAACCCCACTCAATTCCGTTGAACACCCTGCACCCTGCCCAAGGCACCCCGCTGGAAAACTGCCATCAGTTGACGCCGCAGCGATGCCTGAAAGCACTGTGCCTGTTTCGCTTCCTCAACCCCAAGACCGAAATCCGCATCGCCGGCGGGCGCGAGCACAACCTTCGCAGCCTGCAGCCATTGGCCCTCTATCCGGCCGACTCGGTCTTCGTCAACGGGTATCTCACGACCCCGGGTCAACCGGCTCCCGAGGTGTGGGGAATGATCGAAGACCTCGGATTCACGATCGAGGTCGACTACCAGCCTGCGGAACACAAGTTCCACCATACTGCCGAGTCGAGCTGCGAGCCGCTGAACACGCGACACTAA
- a CDS encoding tetratricopeptide repeat protein: MFRLLSTIFLVSAGIFLYSYFRELNPGTVSIRTGPAAVFELSPVTLVLIAMAVGAVLVALVVTIKETSHFFLNWRSNRLVRRKEKVDSLHRDGTHAFMSKRTADAVSLFERALLIDPNRTDSLLWLGNIYRSESNFAEAIRLHQQAHRIEERNVEILLELAKDLEGARRYEEALQTLQKILRIEPDNLTALTRKRDLQIRLEKWSDALEIQHRMVKASLPESERRAEAALLLGCMYEVGRQLLERGHPDKARRYFRGAIKKDRSFLPAYIGLGEILVREGKTKNAVEILKKIYAKTKSIIILHRLEELFLELGEPDEIIRVYQEALQLDPRNTVIQFYLGKLYYRLEMVDEAYDILSTMDGAQEQLVDYHKIMANLYLRKQHMDEAVLELKKALGFKKRVVVPYLCTHCHHELAEWSGRCRRCGRWNTYVALPWLDANKPDSDREGSSARLRTVPYQGIASPFETV; the protein is encoded by the coding sequence ATGTTCCGACTGCTCTCGACGATTTTCCTGGTCAGCGCCGGGATTTTTCTCTACAGCTATTTCCGCGAGCTGAACCCGGGCACCGTCTCGATTCGTACCGGTCCCGCCGCCGTCTTCGAACTCAGCCCCGTCACCCTTGTCTTGATCGCCATGGCGGTCGGGGCCGTGCTGGTCGCCCTGGTCGTGACCATTAAGGAAACCTCGCACTTCTTTCTCAACTGGCGAAGCAACCGCCTGGTTCGGCGAAAAGAAAAAGTCGACTCGCTCCATCGGGACGGAACCCATGCGTTCATGTCCAAACGGACGGCCGATGCCGTGAGCCTCTTCGAACGCGCGCTTCTGATCGACCCGAACCGTACCGACTCGCTCCTGTGGCTGGGAAACATCTACCGGTCGGAGAGCAATTTTGCAGAAGCGATCCGTTTGCACCAACAGGCACACCGCATCGAAGAACGAAATGTAGAAATCCTGCTGGAATTGGCGAAGGATTTGGAGGGAGCCCGTCGCTATGAGGAAGCACTCCAGACCCTGCAGAAGATTCTTCGTATCGAACCGGACAACCTCACGGCCCTGACGCGCAAGCGCGATCTCCAGATTCGTCTGGAAAAGTGGAGCGACGCCTTGGAGATCCAACACCGCATGGTCAAGGCCAGCCTGCCGGAGAGCGAGCGCCGTGCGGAAGCGGCACTCTTATTGGGCTGCATGTATGAGGTCGGTCGCCAATTGCTGGAGCGAGGCCATCCGGACAAGGCTCGGCGGTATTTTCGCGGCGCGATCAAGAAAGACCGCTCCTTCCTTCCAGCCTATATCGGCCTGGGAGAAATTCTGGTTCGTGAAGGCAAAACGAAGAACGCCGTCGAAATCCTCAAGAAGATCTACGCCAAAACCAAGAGCATCATTATCCTGCACCGGCTGGAGGAGTTGTTTCTCGAGCTCGGCGAGCCCGATGAAATCATTCGCGTCTACCAAGAAGCCCTCCAGTTGGATCCGCGCAACACAGTGATCCAGTTCTACTTGGGCAAGTTGTACTATCGACTCGAAATGGTCGACGAAGCCTACGATATCCTATCGACCATGGATGGAGCACAGGAGCAATTGGTCGATTACCACAAGATTATGGCCAACCTGTACCTGCGCAAACAGCACATGGACGAAGCGGTGCTGGAACTCAAGAAAGCGCTGGGATTCAAAAAGCGCGTCGTCGTCCCCTACCTCTGTACCCACTGCCACCATGAGTTGGCGGAGTGGTCGGGCCGCTGCCGCCGATGCGGCCGGTGGAACACCTACGTTGCCCTCCCCTGGCTCGATGCCAACAAGCCGGACAGCGACCGTGAAGGTTCAAGCGCCCGGCTCCGCACCGTGCCCTATCAAGGCATTGCATCTCCGTTTGAAACCGTGTAG
- the rsfS gene encoding ribosome silencing factor, which produces MVPESKAKALAIAGAILDKKAADVLILHIAKLTSVADYLVLGSGESERQARAIADHVSDVLRAQGHAPLSVEGSTSAKWIVMDFGDVVAHIFQKDIREHYALERLWGDARSVRIPGGTAAKPPLPAKKAPRRARTRKQG; this is translated from the coding sequence ATCGTACCTGAATCAAAGGCCAAAGCTCTTGCCATTGCGGGAGCCATCCTCGACAAGAAGGCCGCAGACGTCCTCATCCTGCACATTGCGAAACTCACCTCCGTCGCCGACTATTTGGTGCTGGGCTCCGGAGAATCGGAACGTCAGGCTCGCGCCATTGCGGACCATGTCAGTGATGTGCTCCGTGCCCAGGGCCACGCCCCGCTGAGCGTGGAGGGGTCTACGTCCGCCAAGTGGATCGTCATGGACTTCGGTGACGTGGTGGCTCACATCTTTCAAAAGGACATCCGCGAACATTACGCCCTGGAACGTCTCTGGGGCGATGCGCGGTCCGTGCGCATTCCGGGTGGAACGGCAGCCAAACCTCCGCTCCCGGCGAAGAAGGCACCACGCCGAGCGCGGACTCGTAAACAGGGCTAG
- the nadD gene encoding nicotinate-nucleotide adenylyltransferase, translating into MKLGILGGSFNPIHKCHLSVARAARSCVGLDRILFIPTGDPPHKPPGSFASAHHRLRMVELAIQDDEGFSASDLELRRPGKSYTIDTLRALLPEQEPGTELFFIVGLDAFLDVPSWKESDTLLSLCHFIVISRPATSFQSLTKLPAFKTTSVATLAALDAGTQTRADLPLSSRSTLILLKLPPCDVSASEIRTRLRQQASLANLLPVQVESYILTHKLYMEDADRT; encoded by the coding sequence ATGAAGCTCGGAATCCTCGGCGGCAGCTTTAATCCGATTCACAAATGCCACCTGTCCGTTGCCCGCGCCGCCAGGTCGTGCGTCGGCCTCGACCGCATTCTGTTCATTCCTACGGGCGACCCACCACATAAACCACCCGGGTCGTTTGCCTCCGCCCATCACCGCCTCCGAATGGTGGAATTGGCCATCCAGGATGACGAGGGATTTTCAGCCAGCGATCTCGAACTCCGCCGGCCGGGAAAGTCCTACACCATCGATACCCTCCGTGCCCTCCTTCCGGAGCAGGAGCCAGGCACAGAGCTGTTTTTTATCGTGGGGCTGGATGCCTTTCTCGATGTGCCATCTTGGAAGGAATCAGATACTCTTCTGAGCCTGTGCCACTTCATCGTCATTTCGAGACCGGCGACGTCCTTCCAAAGCCTGACCAAGCTGCCGGCCTTCAAGACCACTTCGGTCGCCACCCTGGCCGCCTTGGATGCCGGCACCCAAACTCGAGCCGACCTCCCGCTCTCATCTCGCTCCACGCTCATCCTGCTCAAGCTTCCCCCGTGCGACGTATCGGCCTCCGAAATCAGAACTCGCCTGCGGCAGCAGGCATCGCTGGCAAATCTGTTGCCCGTCCAGGTCGAATCTTATATACTGACTCACAAGTTATACATGGAGGACGCCGATCGTACCTGA